From the genome of Pseudomonas sp. Teo4, one region includes:
- the rssC gene encoding anti-sigma factor antagonist RssC gives MSTGRIQFAEQSGTFVLKFVGEVRLTLCSALDATIEKIFTALNFSAIVIDLTETESIDSTTLGLLAKLSILSRQKVGLLPTVVTTNPDISRLLQSMGFDQVFNIVDRPVPCPECLTDLPSQDQNEDVVRSKVLEAHKILMGLNDSNREAFHDLVSALERT, from the coding sequence ATGAGTACCGGTAGAATCCAGTTCGCCGAGCAAAGCGGTACCTTTGTACTGAAATTTGTGGGTGAAGTGCGCCTGACCCTGTGTTCGGCGCTGGATGCGACGATCGAGAAGATCTTCACCGCGCTGAACTTCTCGGCCATCGTCATCGACTTGACCGAGACCGAAAGCATCGACAGCACCACCTTGGGCCTGCTGGCCAAGCTGTCGATCCTGTCGCGGCAGAAGGTTGGCCTGTTGCCGACCGTGGTCACCACGAACCCGGACATCTCGCGTCTGCTGCAGTCGATGGGCTTCGATCAGGTGTTCAACATCGTCGATCGTCCGGTGCCGTGCCCGGAATGCCTGACCGACTTGCCGTCCCAGGACCAGAATGAAGACGTGGTGCGTTCCAAGGTGCTGGAGGCGCACAAGATTCTGATGGGGTTGAATGACTCCAACCGTGAAGCCTTCCATGACCTGGTGAGCGCGCTCGAGCGGACCTGA
- a CDS encoding alkaline phosphatase D family protein, with amino-acid sequence MTPSSPLPLVLAGPVLRRLESQRLAIWLACTQPLQPEFMLDCPGIDASVDCQVIPVGQHAFLHLLDIHFAQPLPYNVELEYDVRLNGLGIADWAAHLLYPGRQRPSFVLRERLDQLLHGSCRKPHHAATDGLLCADRLLQQCQRPEQRPALLLMTGDQVYADDVAGPMLKAIHGLIERLGLLDEALDGALVADSAALYRHPACYYHRADLLPEQERNETLRERFFGGKRKPIFSSSNADNHLVTFAEVMAMYLLVWSPTPWQLVDMTMPSGLNPQRQARYRHELPPIEAFAANLGQVARVMAHLPCLMIFDDHDITDDWNLSAQWEETAYGHPFSRRIIGNALLGYLLCQAWGNDPDGCNALVGQAGALAQATPGSQVQDELIGELLRFQGWQFNLPSNPPLLVLDTRTRRWRSESNLAKPSGLLDWEALCELQHALLDHPSAIIVSPAPIFGVKLIETVQKVFSWLGYPLLVDAENWMAHRGAAQVILNIFRHSRTPGHYVILSGDVHYSFVYEVLIRHRQRSPHLWQITSSGIKNEFPERLLAVLDRLNRWLYSPRSPLNWFTKRREMEVVPQTPSHADAGERLWNSAGLGQVFFDDEGRPVRVFQLNAEGGTATEFARRV; translated from the coding sequence ATGACCCCCTCCTCACCTTTGCCGCTCGTTCTCGCTGGCCCGGTTCTGCGTCGCCTGGAGTCTCAGCGCCTGGCCATCTGGCTTGCCTGTACGCAACCGTTGCAACCCGAGTTCATGCTGGATTGCCCTGGCATCGACGCCAGCGTCGATTGTCAGGTCATCCCGGTCGGCCAGCATGCGTTCCTGCACCTGCTGGATATCCACTTCGCGCAGCCGCTACCCTACAACGTCGAACTCGAATACGACGTACGCCTCAACGGCCTGGGTATTGCCGACTGGGCTGCACACCTGCTCTACCCTGGCCGCCAGCGCCCAAGCTTCGTGCTGCGCGAACGCCTCGACCAGTTACTCCACGGCTCGTGCCGTAAACCGCATCATGCGGCCACCGATGGCCTGTTGTGCGCCGACCGGCTGCTCCAGCAATGCCAGCGCCCCGAACAGCGCCCTGCACTATTGTTGATGACCGGCGATCAGGTCTATGCCGATGACGTTGCCGGCCCAATGCTCAAGGCCATCCATGGGCTGATCGAGCGCCTGGGGCTGCTGGACGAGGCGCTGGACGGTGCCCTGGTCGCCGACAGCGCCGCGCTGTACCGTCACCCGGCCTGTTATTACCACCGGGCCGACCTGCTCCCGGAGCAGGAGCGCAACGAAACCTTGCGCGAGCGCTTCTTCGGCGGCAAACGCAAGCCGATCTTTTCGTCCAGCAACGCCGACAACCACCTGGTGACCTTCGCCGAGGTAATGGCGATGTACTTGCTGGTGTGGTCACCCACCCCCTGGCAGCTGGTCGACATGACCATGCCCTCGGGTTTGAACCCGCAGCGCCAGGCACGCTATCGCCATGAGCTGCCGCCAATCGAAGCCTTCGCGGCCAACCTGGGCCAGGTGGCGCGGGTCATGGCCCATCTGCCCTGCCTGATGATCTTCGATGACCATGACATCACCGACGACTGGAACCTCTCGGCGCAATGGGAAGAAACCGCCTATGGCCACCCCTTCTCGCGACGGATCATCGGCAACGCCCTGCTGGGCTACCTTTTGTGCCAGGCCTGGGGCAATGACCCGGATGGCTGCAACGCCCTGGTCGGGCAAGCTGGCGCGCTGGCGCAGGCCACGCCGGGCAGCCAGGTGCAGGATGAACTAATCGGCGAGCTGCTGCGTTTTCAGGGCTGGCAGTTCAACCTGCCCAGCAACCCGCCCCTGCTGGTGCTGGACACCCGTACCCGTCGCTGGCGAAGCGAAAGCAACTTGGCCAAGCCCTCGGGTCTATTGGATTGGGAAGCGCTGTGTGAGCTGCAGCACGCGCTGCTGGACCACCCATCAGCCATTATCGTGTCACCGGCACCAATTTTCGGGGTCAAGCTGATCGAAACGGTGCAGAAGGTGTTCAGCTGGCTGGGTTACCCGCTACTGGTAGATGCCGAAAACTGGATGGCACACCGGGGCGCCGCACAGGTGATTCTCAACATCTTCCGCCATTCGCGCACACCCGGGCATTACGTGATTCTGTCGGGTGATGTGCACTATTCGTTCGTCTATGAAGTACTGATTCGCCATCGCCAGCGCAGCCCACATCTGTGGCAGATCACCAGCAGCGGCATCAAGAACGAGTTTCCCGAGCGTTTATTGGCGGTGCTCGACCGGCTCAACCGCTGGCTGTACTCACCGCGCTCGCCGCTCAATTGGTTCACCAAGCGCCGGGAGATGGAGGTCGTGCCACAAACGCCCAGCCATGCCGATGCGGGCGAGCGACTGTGGAACAGCGCGGGGCTGGGGCAGGTGTTCTTCGATGACGAGGGTCGGCCAGTGCGGGTGTTTCAGTTGAATGCCGAGGGTGGCACGGCGACGGAGTTTGCGCGGCGGGTGTGA
- the tal gene encoding transaldolase — protein MTSKLEQLKQFTTVVADTGDLDAITRLKPVDATTNPSLLLKAAAIPGYADLLKQVKADTKGNVDLACDKFAVAVGAGILKVIPGRISTEVDARLSFDEPALLNKARQLIELYDAAGIGKDRVLIKLASTWEGIRAAEKLEKEGIQTNLTLLFSFAQAQACADAGVFLISPFVGRIYDWYKKSTGQEYVGAEDPGVQSVTRIYNYYKANGYNTVVMGASFRNIGQIEQLAGCDRLTISPELLQQLSDDQGQLPRVLKPGNAGEAKQQLNESQFRWAMNEDAMGTEKLAEGIRQFARDQEKLEKLMAEKA, from the coding sequence ATGACCTCCAAGCTGGAACAACTCAAGCAGTTCACCACCGTGGTCGCCGACACCGGGGACCTGGATGCCATCACCCGCCTCAAGCCGGTCGATGCCACCACCAACCCGTCGCTGCTGCTCAAGGCAGCCGCCATTCCTGGCTACGCCGACCTGCTCAAGCAGGTGAAGGCCGATACCAAGGGCAACGTGGACCTGGCCTGCGACAAGTTCGCCGTGGCCGTGGGCGCGGGCATTCTCAAGGTCATTCCTGGGCGCATCTCCACCGAGGTGGATGCACGCCTGTCGTTCGATGAGCCGGCGCTGCTCAACAAAGCTCGCCAGTTGATCGAGCTGTACGATGCCGCCGGCATCGGCAAAGACCGCGTGCTGATCAAGCTGGCCTCCACCTGGGAAGGCATCCGCGCCGCCGAGAAGCTGGAAAAAGAAGGCATCCAGACCAACCTGACCCTGCTGTTCTCCTTCGCCCAGGCCCAGGCCTGTGCCGATGCCGGGGTGTTCCTGATCTCGCCGTTCGTGGGCCGTATCTACGACTGGTACAAGAAGAGCACCGGCCAGGAATACGTGGGCGCCGAAGACCCCGGCGTGCAGTCGGTCACGCGTATCTACAACTACTACAAGGCCAATGGCTACAACACCGTGGTCATGGGCGCCAGCTTCCGTAACATCGGCCAGATCGAACAGCTGGCTGGCTGCGACCGCCTGACCATCAGCCCGGAGCTTCTGCAGCAGCTGAGCGACGATCAAGGCCAGTTGCCTCGGGTACTGAAGCCGGGCAATGCCGGTGAGGCCAAGCAGCAACTGAACGAAAGCCAGTTCCGCTGGGCGATGAACGAAGATGCCATGGGCACCGAGAAGCTGGCCGAGGGTATTCGCCAGTTCGCCCGCGACCAGGAAAAACTGGAAAAACTGATGGCTGAAAAAGCCTGA
- the dusA gene encoding tRNA dihydrouridine(20/20a) synthase DusA, with amino-acid sequence MPQESVASPVTQRPDPSRRFSVAPMMDWTDRHCRFFLRLLSKQTLLYTEMVTTGALLHNDAHRFLRHDVSEHPLALQLGGSVPADLAACAKLAEEAGYDEVNLNVGCPSDRVQNNMIGACLMAHPALVADCVKAMRDAVSTPVTVKHRIGINGRDSYAELCDFVGQVREAGCRSFTVHARIAILEGLSPKENREIPPLRYDVAAQLKADFPDLEIVLNGGIKTLDECQAHLETFDGVMLGREAYHNPYLLAEVDQQLFGSDAPVVSRSEALEKLRPYIVAHMQSGGAMHHITRHILGLGQGFPGARRFRQLLSADIHKAPEPLVVFDQAAELLQGR; translated from the coding sequence ATGCCTCAAGAATCCGTAGCAAGCCCAGTAACCCAGCGTCCTGACCCATCCCGCCGCTTCAGCGTTGCACCGATGATGGACTGGACCGACCGCCACTGCCGGTTCTTCCTGCGCCTGTTGTCCAAGCAAACCCTGCTCTACACCGAAATGGTCACCACCGGTGCCCTGCTGCACAACGACGCCCACCGTTTCCTGCGCCACGATGTCTCCGAGCACCCGCTGGCCCTGCAGCTGGGCGGCAGCGTGCCGGCCGACCTGGCCGCCTGCGCCAAGCTGGCAGAGGAAGCCGGCTACGACGAGGTCAACCTCAACGTCGGCTGCCCGAGCGACCGGGTGCAGAACAACATGATCGGTGCCTGCCTGATGGCTCACCCAGCGTTGGTGGCCGATTGCGTCAAGGCCATGCGTGACGCGGTGTCGACCCCGGTCACGGTCAAGCACCGCATCGGCATCAATGGCCGCGACAGCTATGCCGAGCTGTGCGACTTCGTCGGCCAGGTGCGCGAGGCCGGCTGCCGCAGCTTCACCGTGCATGCGCGCATCGCCATCCTCGAAGGGCTGTCGCCCAAGGAAAACCGCGAAATTCCGCCGCTGCGCTATGACGTGGCGGCGCAGCTGAAAGCGGACTTTCCAGACCTGGAAATCGTGCTCAACGGTGGCATCAAGACGTTGGACGAGTGCCAGGCGCACCTTGAGACCTTCGATGGCGTGATGCTGGGGCGTGAGGCCTATCACAACCCGTACCTGCTGGCCGAAGTGGACCAACAGCTGTTCGGCAGTGATGCGCCGGTGGTCAGCCGCAGTGAAGCGCTGGAGAAGCTGCGGCCATACATCGTCGCGCACATGCAAAGCGGTGGCGCAATGCATCACATCACCCGGCATATTCTCGGGCTTGGCCAAGGGTTCCCTGGGGCGCGCCGGTTCCGGCAGCTGCTGTCGGCGGACATTCACAAGGCGCCGGAGCCGTTGGTGGTGTTCGACCAGGCGGCGGAGCTGCTGCAGGGGCGTTGA
- a CDS encoding type VI secretion system Vgr family protein, translating to MESTKIFAPQNRRLIKLTTPIRDDQALLLEHFSGNEGLSRLFSFELSLISQDARLELKSLIGQPACLDIELADGGVRHIHGLITRFNLLGSDGGLARYSATLSPWLWMLKRRFDSRIFQEQTIEAVIRTVFEHYGGLGTFEFRLLKPLKSHSYITQYRETDLDFVLRLLEQDGLFFYFDHDKDGHSLIITDDSHALQALPEQPQIRYHSAFVTETSDSITQWRSHRVLQSGKMAIQTFDYKQPRNRLPIHMGSLNEQGDVAPYEVYDFLGAYSHRLPDGGEALVRRRLEVIEAQAKTFTGTSNCRAMRAGYTFELTQHFDHDDGAAEARQFLLVSVEHRGRNNYFSDEPADYDNQFVCIRQSIPYRHPITVPRPTLNGPLSAIVVGPEGEEVFTDELARIQVRFHWQRGDSLPQGTTWVRVAMPSAGSGFGHQFLPRIGQEVLVTFLAGDIDRPVVTSVLYNAEQTPPRFSKASGLPGNRTLSGIQTQEHKGRGFNELLFDDTPGALRARVGTTHQATALNLGKLTEPRTDGQAKARGNGAELRTDAAIALRAAQGMLLTTYARRDATGAQLDREELLKLLAECGELFKSLGQTAAARGGAAVDSEGIDALSQALKQWPAPDSDSPGEPLLAVAAEAGITSATPRSQIHYAGANHDTTAQDHLQLTSGAAMRLQAGKGISAFAQDEGLSAIANRGKVLVQAQEDDITANAQKNLHLSAAEGEVVITAPTIRLVADDGSYIKIGGGVEIGSQGRVVVHASEHDWVGPNTDSAQLPAFTRDPAAQRLAFHYPGHAEDSVRMAVDHAYQIKLEDGSSIQGLTDASGLTEHVEREAMHQAQVAALRSTGSKGGSQ from the coding sequence ATGGAATCGACGAAGATCTTTGCACCACAGAACCGCCGACTGATCAAACTCACCACCCCCATCCGAGATGACCAGGCGTTGTTGCTGGAACATTTCAGCGGCAATGAAGGGTTATCCAGGCTGTTCAGCTTCGAGCTGTCGTTGATCAGCCAGGATGCCAGGCTCGAACTCAAATCATTGATCGGCCAACCTGCCTGTCTGGACATTGAGCTTGCCGACGGCGGTGTACGCCATATCCATGGTCTCATCACCCGGTTCAACCTGCTGGGCAGCGACGGTGGCTTGGCGCGTTACAGCGCGACACTGAGCCCCTGGCTGTGGATGCTGAAGCGACGCTTTGATTCGCGGATCTTCCAAGAGCAGACCATTGAGGCGGTCATCCGCACGGTTTTCGAGCATTACGGCGGGCTGGGCACATTCGAGTTCCGCCTGCTGAAGCCTCTCAAATCCCACAGCTACATCACCCAGTATCGCGAAACCGACCTGGATTTCGTGTTGCGCTTGCTGGAGCAGGACGGCCTGTTCTTCTACTTCGATCACGACAAGGACGGGCACAGCCTGATCATCACGGATGACTCCCATGCCCTGCAAGCGTTGCCCGAACAACCGCAAATCCGCTACCACAGCGCCTTTGTCACCGAGACCAGTGACTCGATCACCCAATGGCGCAGCCACCGGGTATTGCAATCGGGCAAGATGGCCATCCAGACGTTCGACTACAAGCAGCCAAGAAATCGGCTGCCCATCCACATGGGCAGCCTCAATGAACAGGGCGATGTCGCGCCCTACGAAGTGTACGATTTTCTCGGTGCCTACAGCCATCGCCTGCCTGACGGGGGCGAGGCGCTGGTCCGTCGCCGTCTGGAGGTCATTGAAGCCCAGGCCAAGACCTTCACCGGCACCAGCAACTGCCGGGCCATGCGTGCGGGCTACACCTTCGAACTGACCCAGCACTTCGACCATGACGACGGCGCGGCAGAAGCTCGCCAGTTCCTGCTGGTGTCGGTCGAGCACCGGGGGCGTAACAACTATTTCTCCGATGAGCCCGCAGACTACGACAACCAGTTTGTCTGTATTCGCCAAAGCATTCCTTACCGCCACCCGATCACCGTGCCGCGTCCTACCCTCAACGGCCCGCTCAGTGCGATCGTGGTCGGGCCGGAGGGCGAAGAAGTCTTCACTGACGAGCTGGCGCGGATCCAGGTCCGGTTCCACTGGCAGCGCGGCGACAGCCTGCCGCAGGGCACCACCTGGGTGCGGGTCGCGATGCCCAGCGCTGGCAGTGGCTTCGGCCATCAGTTCTTGCCACGTATCGGCCAGGAAGTGCTGGTCACCTTCCTGGCAGGCGATATCGACCGCCCCGTGGTCACCTCGGTGCTGTACAACGCCGAGCAGACACCGCCGCGCTTCAGCAAAGCCTCAGGCCTGCCAGGCAACCGCACGCTTTCCGGCATCCAGACCCAGGAGCACAAGGGCCGCGGTTTCAACGAGCTGTTGTTCGACGACACACCGGGCGCCTTGCGTGCCCGTGTTGGTACCACGCACCAGGCCACAGCGCTCAACCTGGGCAAACTCACCGAACCACGTACTGACGGCCAAGCCAAGGCCCGTGGCAACGGTGCCGAATTGCGCACCGACGCCGCGATTGCCCTGCGCGCCGCCCAGGGCATGTTGCTGACCACCTATGCCCGCCGGGACGCCACGGGAGCGCAGTTGGACCGCGAAGAACTGCTGAAGCTGCTGGCCGAGTGCGGGGAACTGTTCAAAAGCCTTGGGCAAACCGCAGCAGCACGAGGCGGGGCAGCGGTGGACAGCGAGGGAATCGACGCCTTGAGCCAGGCGCTGAAACAGTGGCCAGCACCCGACAGCGACAGCCCGGGCGAGCCACTCTTGGCCGTTGCGGCTGAGGCGGGTATCACCAGTGCCACACCGCGCTCGCAAATCCACTATGCCGGTGCGAACCACGACACCACCGCCCAGGACCACCTGCAGTTGACCAGCGGCGCCGCCATGCGCCTGCAAGCCGGCAAGGGCATCAGTGCCTTCGCCCAGGATGAGGGCCTCAGTGCCATCGCCAACCGCGGCAAAGTGCTGGTCCAGGCCCAGGAAGACGACATCACCGCCAACGCACAAAAGAACCTGCACCTGTCGGCCGCCGAAGGTGAGGTGGTCATCACCGCGCCAACCATCCGCCTGGTGGCCGATGATGGCAGCTATATCAAGATCGGCGGCGGTGTCGAAATCGGCAGCCAGGGCAGGGTGGTCGTCCATGCCAGCGAGCATGACTGGGTCGGCCCCAACACTGACAGCGCCCAGCTGCCGGCATTCACCCGCGACCCGGCCGCGCAACGCCTGGCCTTCCACTACCCGGGGCACGCCGAGGACAGCGTGCGAATGGCCGTTGACCACGCCTACCAGATCAAACTCGAAGACGGTAGCAGCATACAAGGCCTGACCGACGCCAGTGGCCTCACCGAACACGTCGAGCGCGAAGCGATGCACCAGGCACAAGTGGCTGCCTTGCGCAGCACCGGCAGCAAAGGAGGCAGCCAATGA